One stretch of Eubacteriales bacterium DNA includes these proteins:
- a CDS encoding thiamine pyrophosphate-dependent enzyme, whose translation MEAVFKKTNMLTDVPFHYCPGCTHGIAHRLVAECIEELDLNDKAIGVAPVGCAVFAYNYFNCDMAEASHGRAPAVATGIKRVHPDKLVFTYQGDGDLASIGAAEIVHAAARGEKITAIFINNAIYGMTGGQMAPTTLVGQVTTTSPYGRQKEHCGSPIKMSEMLATLDGSAYIERVSLHDVPNIIKAKKAIKKAFEMQMAGKGFTMVEILSTCPTNWGLPPKEALKWLKENMIPYYPLGAKKEAE comes from the coding sequence ATGGAAGCAGTATTTAAAAAGACAAATATGCTCACAGATGTGCCCTTTCATTATTGCCCGGGCTGTACCCACGGAATAGCCCACCGCCTGGTTGCAGAATGTATCGAAGAGCTTGATTTAAATGATAAGGCGATAGGCGTAGCACCTGTTGGCTGTGCTGTCTTTGCTTATAACTATTTTAACTGTGATATGGCAGAAGCATCTCATGGCAGAGCACCGGCAGTTGCAACCGGAATCAAACGCGTTCATCCGGATAAATTAGTATTTACTTATCAGGGAGATGGGGATCTAGCATCTATCGGAGCGGCCGAAATAGTACACGCCGCTGCACGCGGAGAGAAGATAACGGCTATATTTATAAACAACGCTATTTACGGAATGACCGGAGGGCAGATGGCGCCGACTACATTGGTAGGCCAGGTGACGACTACTTCTCCTTACGGAAGGCAAAAGGAGCACTGCGGGTCACCGATAAAAATGTCTGAAATGCTGGCCACTTTAGACGGTTCAGCTTATATAGAAAGAGTATCTTTACACGATGTTCCAAACATCATAAAGGCAAAAAAAGCAATAAAGAAGGCATTTGAAATGCAGATGGCAGGCAAGGGATTCACTATGGTAGAGATCCTTTCGACATGCCCGACAAACTGGGGCCTTCCACCTAAAGAAGCGCTTAAATGGCTTAAAGAAAATATGATTCCATATTATCCACTTGGCGCTAAAAAGGAGGCGGAATAG
- a CDS encoding DUF6320 domain-containing protein, protein MEAGFMDKNNTYPDVNKKSFTLYDIRNILLWILVAGLISCGIVNLCVGGRPWFLYVLGAEIIFFVIFVYHPLVDHSFIQKFFLTTLLVCAYLLMIDYLNGNEGWSSLVVPIVCFSSLIVLGIMFFLYFQKQKQNFVSIYTLVFGSMIAVIMGIFGLFTINWPLIVLGSLALALFIISIVIFLKPLKRELKKKFHVK, encoded by the coding sequence ATGGAAGCAGGATTCATGGACAAGAATAATACTTATCCTGATGTTAATAAAAAATCTTTTACGCTTTATGATATCCGCAACATTTTACTTTGGATACTTGTTGCAGGGTTGATTTCATGTGGCATAGTCAACCTATGTGTTGGTGGGAGGCCGTGGTTTTTATATGTCTTGGGCGCCGAAATAATATTTTTTGTTATTTTTGTATACCATCCGCTCGTAGACCACAGTTTTATACAAAAGTTTTTTTTAACAACCCTTTTAGTCTGTGCTTATCTTTTGATGATAGACTATTTAAACGGTAATGAAGGATGGTCCAGCCTTGTTGTACCTATAGTTTGTTTTAGTTCACTGATAGTTCTTGGCATTATGTTCTTTTTGTATTTTCAAAAGCAAAAACAAAATTTTGTTTCTATTTACACTTTGGTATTTGGGTCTATGATAGCAGTTATCATGGGTATCTTCGGGCTTTTTACAATAAACTGGCCTCTTATCGTGTTAGGGTCACTTGCACTTGCACTTTTTATCATAAGCATAGTAATTTTTCTAAAGCCTTTAAAGCGCGAGCTTAAAAAGAAATTTCATGTAAAATAA
- a CDS encoding 4Fe-4S binding protein, which produces MAKVVIDDKKCKGCGLCIDVCPKKILAFDKSRLNEIGYHPIMVTNMEECIGCAMCARMCPDVILEIFK; this is translated from the coding sequence GTGGCAAAGGTAGTAATTGACGATAAAAAATGCAAAGGCTGCGGGTTATGCATCGATGTTTGCCCGAAGAAAATATTGGCCTTTGATAAGAGCCGTTTAAACGAAATTGGCTACCATCCTATAATGGTAACGAATATGGAAGAGTGCATCGGTTGTGCTATGTGCGCACGCATGTGCCCGGATGTGATTTTGGAGATATTTAAATAA
- a CDS encoding 3-methyl-2-oxobutanoate dehydrogenase subunit VorB produces the protein MAKQLIKGNEAIAEAAIQAGCRFFFGYPITPQNQIPEYMSKRMPQVGGCFLQAESEVSAINMVYGASGAGARVMTSSSSPGISLKQEGISYIACAGLPCVIVNMVRSGPGLGGILPSQSDYFQAVKGGGHGDYKLIVYAPASVQEAADMVMHAFDASDFYRVPVMILGDGMIGQMMEPVEFRQQKKMDLPEKTWALTGWDGKSRERAIINSLHIEPQEMYDVCLDMKKIYDEIEKNETDFEEYLMDDASICLVAYGTTARICKVAINRAREQGIKAGLIRPKTLWPFPTEPISAAADKVDAFLAVEMSMGQMVEDVKIAVNGKKPVKFYGKTGGVIPHYKEILNEIIAIKEGK, from the coding sequence ATGGCAAAGCAATTAATAAAAGGAAATGAGGCAATAGCAGAAGCGGCGATACAAGCTGGATGCAGGTTCTTTTTCGGTTATCCTATAACACCGCAGAACCAGATACCAGAATATATGTCTAAGCGTATGCCGCAGGTAGGGGGATGTTTTTTACAAGCAGAAAGCGAGGTTTCAGCCATAAATATGGTATACGGCGCATCGGGTGCCGGAGCCAGAGTTATGACTTCTTCGTCTTCTCCAGGGATCAGTTTAAAACAAGAAGGAATTTCATATATAGCATGTGCAGGGCTGCCCTGCGTTATAGTCAACATGGTACGAAGCGGGCCCGGTCTCGGTGGTATACTTCCGTCTCAGTCTGATTATTTTCAGGCTGTTAAAGGCGGTGGACATGGAGACTATAAACTTATAGTCTATGCGCCGGCATCTGTACAGGAAGCAGCAGACATGGTTATGCATGCGTTTGACGCATCGGATTTTTACCGTGTACCTGTTATGATTTTAGGTGACGGAATGATAGGGCAGATGATGGAACCTGTCGAGTTTAGGCAGCAAAAGAAAATGGATTTGCCTGAAAAGACATGGGCACTTACAGGATGGGATGGTAAATCTCGGGAAAGGGCGATAATAAATTCACTTCATATAGAGCCGCAAGAGATGTACGATGTATGCCTTGACATGAAGAAAATCTACGATGAAATAGAAAAAAACGAAACGGACTTTGAAGAGTATTTAATGGACGATGCCAGTATCTGCCTGGTAGCTTACGGCACTACGGCACGTATATGCAAAGTTGCCATAAACAGGGCAAGAGAACAAGGAATAAAAGCAGGGTTAATACGCCCAAAGACGCTTTGGCCGTTCCCGACAGAGCCGATAAGTGCAGCTGCTGATAAGGTGGATGCTTTTTTGGCAGTGGAAATGAGTATGGGGCAAATGGTAGAAGATGTTAAGATAGCGGTAAATGGCAAAAAACCGGTTAAGTTTTATGGAAAAACCGGCGGAGTTATACCGCATTATAAAGAAATATTGAATGAGATAATTGCGATAAAGGAGGGTAAGTAA